In Stigmatopora nigra isolate UIUO_SnigA chromosome 5, RoL_Snig_1.1, whole genome shotgun sequence, the genomic window GCCACCATTGAAGGCCACAGACACTTCTACATCAGCTTTGCAAGATGACAAGCAGTACAAAAAGGTAAGTTTGCCACCCCTCAGTTTCAGATGATTTGGTTCTTATTGCAAAGTAGAAAgatataataatacaataatattaTTTGTGATAATGATTTGTTGTAGCTTCTAAATATGGATGTGTCTACTTAGCCATACAATCGAGTTTTTATCTAGATATGTGCAtaatttttgcattgaaatgaaTGCACTCAGCAAGCGTCAATGAAGTTTAGAGAAGGATATTCAAGGGGCCCAaccaaaatggatttaaaaaaaaaagacaaattaggTGGGAGGATTGTTTGGGGAACAAAGTTGTCATCCTTGAAGGGCACACAATGTTTACATGCCTAAGCTATGCTTGAATGTGTCTAAATAAATAACCAGCACTCTGGAGGATTTAAACCTTGTTATAAACCAAGCAACCCGTGTAGTTGTACTTCCTGTGCGGCAGTATTTGTTTATGTACActgctgaatttttttttttcatctaccAGGTTATCTTTGCTTCATCccatttaccttatttttcctcttctttgacccttttttttctagGTGTGTGTTAAGTATATATTCTATTGTCGATTCTTACTTGTTTTTCCCTTGATGTCCTTTAACTTTGTCTGCCAACATCTCCAATATGACACAAAGAATAACACACTCaacatttcattcatagataaTATTGGGGTGCTCTGTTTTATCATGCCGTGCTCTCTTTTCTTATTAGAATTAGATGGCCTGGTTGGGGTGTTCAAGTCGCCCTTAACCTGTTTGGTTGAGTTCTTCCCCAATAAACTCAACCACACACATAACTTAACGCttgttgtttttggaatatCATAGTCAAATTAAGCATTATGGTCTGCACTTTAAGACTGGTCATAAAAGTGACAGCGGAATTGATCAAGTATTGTCTATAAATGTCTGAAGGTTGCACAAATATGTTGCCATTTTGGGGATAGAGCTTTGTGAGAAGTAGACAATTATGTCTTTCACTGTTCATTGAATCATGGCATTGTGCACTTGACCGTTGGCATCTTCAACATTAGCACCAGCTTCCTTTTTTACACGTTATGTTGTATCTCAAGCAACCAACCAGAATGATTCTTACTCCTTTGTCGCGATGGGCAAGCATTTTGATAAATGAGATCAGATTGATTTCACTTGCTGAGAGATGCTGAATTGTGGTAATAACTAGTGGCCTCTTTAGCTGGCAATCTTGCAAAGATTGGCCTCAGACTTTGTTTTGTGGCATGGGTTATAAAGGACGATTCCCAGTGCTGAGTCCTTGACAATACACTCATTCTCCCAAACTAGAACAGCGTTTGGTGCTAGTGATTGGGAAGTGTTGCCTTAAGCCTCACGTTGGGGAAACAGCAATGGCCTCGTGGCCTCCTTGCTGTCTATATATTGCTGCTCTTGCGTGTCTCCTCTCATCATGACGTACCCCAGCAGGGTCTGCTGGGCGAACTCATTCTTATTCAGCAGCAGATCCAGCAGCACGAGGAGGAGGTCCGGCGGTCAGCTGCAGCCAATTATGCGCGCCCCCCACCGCCAGAGCCTGCTCCCAATCCGCCTCCGAACAACAGCCCCCCTCATCACACTCGCAAGGTGAAGGTCCCACCATGTTTGGATCtgcccatgaaaaaaaaaatcctgtgttGAAGGTTCTTAGCTAGAAAATGTTGTTCCTCGTGGTTAACTGCATTATTCGACGGAAAACActgaaatagtcatttttgattttttcgTCATGTATTGATATTGCGCAATAAGTATGGCAGCATGTGGGAAAACAATGGAAAGCCGCAGCATGGTGTGATCGATACATTATTTTTCACTTGCGCAATGAACATGGTTGAGGTGCTTTGGTGTCAAGTGTGAGGGATTCTCACTTATTAATGCAAATATAATTCatatttattaacatttcaAATGCTCTTCATCAAGCATAACACACTTCCGATCGCTCTTTCCTCGTCTCTTTACGTCCAATCCCTTTCTTTTGTGTGAACGCTCTCTCCTGTTTTGTTTGTGATCATTTAAACAAATCTGCTGCACATGTACCAAATTTGTACCCAAATCTGATTAGAATGAACTCTCAATCTTTAATAGCCTCTAAATGATTTTGGGATATCTGAAtcaattcaaatcaaatcacAAGAACAGAAATCTAGCAGAATGAGGACTATCAATCTCAGTTTTTTCTCTCCCACTGTTTCTCTATTCTTTGATTTACTTCTAAGTCTTCTAGTATcaaattttgcatgaaataagTGATTGCTGTGTTGggaataatatatttattgtgAATGTGGTCCAGAGTTCTACCATAAAGATGTGCTAACTCAATTTGTTattgttctttctttctttgtttgatgtgtttttttattaattatattaGTCTTCAGAAAAGGAAAGGATTGATCAGCTTCAAGAGGACCTACTGCGTACCCAGGTAGGTTCCCacttaaaacattttgtttaagGTTGTTAAGGTTGTTTAATATGATTATAATGGTTGTTGATCGATTGTGGCGTATTTAAAAAGTGTAGGGGATTGAtgacaaaacaatataaatgcaATTAAATTATATCGCTATTCCTCTATAAATTTGTAATGTAAATTATTTTGCACCAATTGATGTGTCATTTGACTGCTAAtgccttttgttttcttctatCTGTTACATTTAGCTTAAGTATCAGCGTATGCTGGAAAGACTCgagaaggaaaacaaagagcTGAGGAAAGTGGTTTTGCAAAAAGATGATAAAGGCATCCACCAAAGGAAAGTGAAGGTTAGTTGCTCTGCATAGCACACCATTAAAGCCCCAGCCATTTCattcaatataaaaataataataatttcactAATATAGCTTATACTTTTTATTATGTCACATTACCGGAATGTTAAATGTCTTCCTGCCTTGTCCTTTTCATAGAAATCCCTTATTGATCTGTATTCTGAAGTTTTGGACATTCTGTCTGACTATGACGCCAACTACAACACACAGGATCATTTACCCAGGGTAAGAATCATAAACTTGCTACACATTGCTTTAGAGTTTGGGTGGGTGTGGCCTAATCATTTATTGTGCTATGGGAATATAGAATGTGTATGGAAAACATTTGTTCTATGTATTATTTCTCATGCATTTAATTGGAAGTTTTAGCTGCTTTTGTTTTCTTAGCAAGAGATGGAATATTTTTCTAATCTTTTATCTCATACTATTCTTATAGGTGGTTGTAGTGGGAGATCAGAGTGCTGGGAAGACAAGTGTGCTGGAGATGATCGCACAGGCTCGGATTTTTCCCAGGGGTTCTGGCGAGATGATGACACGTTCTCCTGTTAAGGTAGGCAGGAATACTATGTTTGTTAGGCTGTTATGGATTTTTAATAGATAtgtaatgtaaacaaaaaaaagttataccGTGAGGAAATGTATGTCTTACCTATTACAATTTTCCATATTACCCCAGCTGTAAATGAGCCGCACTGCCCAATTTTGGGAGAATGTAGTTTGTATTTCTTATTTCCTATCTGCAGGTGACTCTCAGTGAAGGCCCCCACCATGTGGCTTTGTTTAAGGACAGTGGCCGTGAGTTCGACCTGACCAAGGAAGAAGATGTAGGAACTATATTTGTACATCTAGcagaaatataaacaaaaactaagctttaatttttttttattcttcgcAGCTGGCTGCTCTAAGGCATGAAATTGAGCTGAGGATGAGGAAAAGTGTAAAAGACGGACAAACCGTCAGCTCTGAGGTTGGTActgaagtttttttatttaaactaaaaatacCAATGGTTGGTTCACCATGTAAATGTGTTGAtttaagctgattttttttacatttttttttatttttttttttattaacagacAATATCCTTGAGTGTTAAAGGCCCAGGAATCCAAAGAATGGTCCTTGTTGATTTACCGGGTGTCATCAGTGTAAGTAATGCATTATAATTGCATCATTTATCaatgattaaactttatttaaatgcagtcattaaagttttctttttatGCATCATTCCCAGACGGTGACGGCAGGCATGGCTTCAGACACGAAAGAGACCATCTTCAGTATTAGCAAGGCTTACATGCAGAACCCCAATGCAATCATACTCTGCATTCAGGGTGAGGTGTTATCATGCATTACAATTCAAATGGCTGTATTGAAGCCACCGTATAACAGTGAGCGGCATTGTAAATCCTAATGCTAGTCATTCCATCCAGATGGCAGCGTGGATGCTGAGCGGAGCATTGTCACTGATCTAGTTAGTCAAATGGACCCCCAAGGAAAAAGGACCATCTTTGTGTTGACTAAAGTCGACTTGGCTGAGAAGAACCTTGCCAGCCCAAATAGAGTAAGATATAGAAATATTTAGTCAGGAAATAACACTTGGATGTGGCATCTTTACAAAAAGAGCGTATGTCCCAAATTTAATTTGAAGCTCAAAGATtagtttaaggaaaaaaaagctacttttttttaccctccatCAGATCCAGCAGATAGTGGAGGGCAAGCTGTTTCCCATGAAGGCTCTGGGGTATTTTGCAGTCGTGACAGGAAAAGGTTATTACCCTTAAACCATCtaatatttgaacaaaaatgaaataatatagTCATGATTTCTCAGAATGACAAAATTTCTCCTGTTGCTAATCCTTTTATAGGAAGCAGTGGAGAGAGCATTGACTCGATTAAAGACTATGAAGAGGAATTCTTCCAGGGCTCCAGGTTGTTGCGGTAAGCCATACAATGCAGAGTTAGAAATTAGGATGCCATATTTTGTGACGTTTTTATGTGTGGCTTGCATTCACTTGTCCTGTGTTTCATAGGGATGGCATGTTAAAGGCCCACCAGGTGACCACAAAGAACTTGAGTCTAGCTGTCTCAGACTGCTTCTGGAAAATGGTCAGAGAGTCTGTTGAGCAACAAGCTGATGTCTTTAAAGGTAGGATCTCTGTCTGGCAGTGATAAGAGTGTTAGCAATTGGATTAGTATAGGTAATtgttaataaaaaatgataattataatgacccacaaaagcccaggaagaacatgcaaactccatatagTGAAGACTGACCTGAGATCAGACTCATGTCCACAAaagtgaggccaatgtgctagtTCGCAGGCCGCCAGAACATTTGATAATTTATCGATAATATTACTTGTCTGTTCAGGGCTTCACAATGTTCTTCTTGAAGCAACTCAACACAAGCTGTAATATCATGAGGACGTGATTaaagtacaaatgtttttttttttttttttgtagcatcCCGATTTAACCTTGAAACAGAGTGGAAAAACAACTACCCTCGATTGAGGGAACTGGACCGGGTAAGACAAAAACACACTGTCAatgttaaatatgaaaacacattccACTAAAATATAACTTGATGACAAGCAATCCCCAACATGTAAATATATGGATGGAACTGTCCAAAATACAATAATAGTTTAGAAATAAACTTGGTTATTTAAAATTGGGTTAATCAAGTAGATGCCTTTTTGCAGAATGAGCTGTATGAAAAGGCCAAGAATGAAATATTGGATGAAGTCATCAGTTTGAGTCAAGTGACCCCACAACACTGGTAAGAAGAAAAttcaacatttcttttttatccAGCCTTTGGAAGTTGACATTTTGTACCTTCACAGGGAAGCTATCCTGCAAAAGAAGCTGTGGGAACGCGTTTCCACACACGTAATTGAGAACATCTACCTGCCTGCTGCTCAAACAATGGACTCTGGGACCTTTAACACCACTGTTGACATTAAGTTGAAACAGTGGACTGACAAACAGCTTCCACACAAAGCCCTTGAAGTAAAAACTCCTTAAATTCCTTCACAATTTACCAATCTTAGCACTCACCTCTTTATTTGGGATGTTTCTGTTTTGATATATAAAGTAAAGACAAATGACTTGTacaaatgcatgcatgcatttCCCTAATTTCATGTTCCGTGACTAATCAAATCTACCCGTTAAAGCAAAGCCCTTTCTCTGTTCAATTTGAGCTTTGATTGACAAGGCaggcctgttttttttaggttgcttGGGAGAcactgcaggaggaatttgctCGCTTCATGGCTGAGTACAAAGGCAAAGACCAGGATGACATATTTGACAAGCTGAAGGAGGCCGTAAAGGATGAGAGCATCAAAAGGCACAAGTGGAACGAGAGGGCCATGGACAGCCTGGTAAATGCACTGTCAGCAGATTCTGCCTTACTGAATATAATAAGGCCAGATGTGTTGTCAGCTGGCCTTTTATAGCACTCTCACAATGTTCTGATTGTGGTTTGAATCAGAGAGTGATCCAGCACAATGCTTTAGAAGACCGCTCCATCACAGACAAGCCTCAATGGGATGCAGCAATTCAG contains:
- the opa1 gene encoding dynamin-like GTPase OPA1, mitochondrial isoform X4, which gives rise to MLRVRSKVICTVCRHLVPTTTGVKFRIPLQKLHPLYRAIHHRYYGNINCQHPPHRTAARYFTSMSRLPMRPPKVPPGAGGRGYQQKRNFWVARLAARLLKLRYILLGSAVGGGYTAKKTYDEWKDMLPDFSEYNWVIPDFVWEIGQQIDLEKLAKALPEMEEIAKLLPDIDKIGENFTFIKSILSSETSGEPPLKATDTSTSALQDDKQYKKGLLGELILIQQQIQQHEEEVRRSAAANYARPPPPEPAPNPPPNNSPPHHTRKSSEKERIDQLQEDLLRTQLKYQRMLERLEKENKELRKVVLQKDDKGIHQRKVKKSLIDLYSEVLDILSDYDANYNTQDHLPRVVVVGDQSAGKTSVLEMIAQARIFPRGSGEMMTRSPVKVTLSEGPHHVALFKDSGREFDLTKEEDLAALRHEIELRMRKSVKDGQTVSSETISLSVKGPGIQRMVLVDLPGVISTVTAGMASDTKETIFSISKAYMQNPNAIILCIQDGSVDAERSIVTDLVSQMDPQGKRTIFVLTKVDLAEKNLASPNRIQQIVEGKLFPMKALGYFAVVTGKGSSGESIDSIKDYEEEFFQGSRLLRDGMLKAHQVTTKNLSLAVSDCFWKMVRESVEQQADVFKASRFNLETEWKNNYPRLRELDRNELYEKAKNEILDEVISLSQVTPQHWEAILQKKLWERVSTHVIENIYLPAAQTMDSGTFNTTVDIKLKQWTDKQLPHKALEVAWETLQEEFARFMAEYKGKDQDDIFDKLKEAVKDESIKRHKWNERAMDSLRVIQHNALEDRSITDKPQWDAAIQFMEQTLQSRLKDTEAVIKDMVGPDWKERWLSWKNRTADQHIRNETKTELERLLKLHDEHTAYLANDEVTTVRKNLEGRSVEVDPMLIKDTWHQLYRRHFLQKALSHCNLCKRGFYYYQRHFVDSELECNDVVLFWRIQRMLVITGNTLRQQLTNTEVRRLEKNVKEVLDDFGEDSEKKCQLITGRRVQLAEDLKKVREIQEKLEAFIEALHKEK
- the opa1 gene encoding dynamin-like GTPase OPA1, mitochondrial isoform X2 yields the protein MLRVRSKVICTVCRHLVPTTTGVKFRIPLQKLHPLYRAIHHRYYGNINCQHPPHRTAARYFTSMSRLPMRPPKVPPGAGGRGYQQKRNFWVARLAARLLKLRYILLGSAVGGGYTAKKTYDEWKDMLPDFSEYNWVIPDFVWEIGQQIDLEKLAKALPEMEEIAKLLPDIDKIGENFTFIKSILSSGVSLGSEVKGASGLLLLLETSGEPPLKATDTSTSALQDDKQYKKGLLGELILIQQQIQQHEEEVRRSAAANYARPPPPEPAPNPPPNNSPPHHTRKSSEKERIDQLQEDLLRTQLKYQRMLERLEKENKELRKVVLQKDDKGIHQRKVKKSLIDLYSEVLDILSDYDANYNTQDHLPRVVVVGDQSAGKTSVLEMIAQARIFPRGSGEMMTRSPVKVTLSEGPHHVALFKDSGREFDLTKEEDLAALRHEIELRMRKSVKDGQTVSSETISLSVKGPGIQRMVLVDLPGVISTVTAGMASDTKETIFSISKAYMQNPNAIILCIQDGSVDAERSIVTDLVSQMDPQGKRTIFVLTKVDLAEKNLASPNRIQQIVEGKLFPMKALGYFAVVTGKGSSGESIDSIKDYEEEFFQGSRLLRDGMLKAHQVTTKNLSLAVSDCFWKMVRESVEQQADVFKASRFNLETEWKNNYPRLRELDRNELYEKAKNEILDEVISLSQVTPQHWEAILQKKLWERVSTHVIENIYLPAAQTMDSGTFNTTVDIKLKQWTDKQLPHKALEVAWETLQEEFARFMAEYKGKDQDDIFDKLKEAVKDESIKRHKWNERAMDSLRVIQHNALEDRSITDKPQWDAAIQFMEQTLQSRLKDTEAVIKDMVGPDWKERWLSWKNRTADQHIRNETKTELERLLKLHDEHTAYLANDEVTTVRKNLEGRSVEVDPMLIKDTWHQLYRRHFLQKALSHCNLCKRGFYYYQRHFVDSELECNDVVLFWRIQRMLVITGNTLRQQLTNTEVRRLEKNVKEVLDDFGEDSEKKCQLITGRRVQLAEDLKKVREIQEKLEAFIEALHKEK
- the opa1 gene encoding dynamin-like GTPase OPA1, mitochondrial isoform X6; this encodes MLRVRSKVICTVCRHLVPTTTGVKFRIPLQKLHPLYRAIHHRYYGNINCQHPPHRTAARYFTSMSRLPMRPPKVPPGAGGRGYQQKRNFWVARLAARLLKLRYILLGSAVGGGYTAKKTYDEWKDMLPDFSEYNWVIPDFVWEIGQQIDLEKLAKALPEMEEIAKLLPDIDKIGENFTFIKSILSSETSGEPPLKATDTSTSALQDDKQYKKSSEKERIDQLQEDLLRTQLKYQRMLERLEKENKELRKVVLQKDDKGIHQRKVKKSLIDLYSEVLDILSDYDANYNTQDHLPRVVVVGDQSAGKTSVLEMIAQARIFPRGSGEMMTRSPVKVTLSEGPHHVALFKDSGREFDLTKEEDLAALRHEIELRMRKSVKDGQTVSSETISLSVKGPGIQRMVLVDLPGVISTVTAGMASDTKETIFSISKAYMQNPNAIILCIQDGSVDAERSIVTDLVSQMDPQGKRTIFVLTKVDLAEKNLASPNRIQQIVEGKLFPMKALGYFAVVTGKGSSGESIDSIKDYEEEFFQGSRLLRDGMLKAHQVTTKNLSLAVSDCFWKMVRESVEQQADVFKASRFNLETEWKNNYPRLRELDRNELYEKAKNEILDEVISLSQVTPQHWEAILQKKLWERVSTHVIENIYLPAAQTMDSGTFNTTVDIKLKQWTDKQLPHKALEVAWETLQEEFARFMAEYKGKDQDDIFDKLKEAVKDESIKRHKWNERAMDSLRVIQHNALEDRSITDKPQWDAAIQFMEQTLQSRLKDTEAVIKDMVGPDWKERWLSWKNRTADQHIRNETKTELERLLKLHDEHTAYLANDEVTTVRKNLEGRSVEVDPMLIKDTWHQLYRRHFLQKALSHCNLCKRGFYYYQRHFVDSELECNDVVLFWRIQRMLVITGNTLRQQLTNTEVRRLEKNVKEVLDDFGEDSEKKCQLITGRRVQLAEDLKKVREIQEKLEAFIEALHKEK
- the opa1 gene encoding dynamin-like GTPase OPA1, mitochondrial isoform X1; the encoded protein is MLRVRSKVICTVCRHLVPTTTGVKFRIPLQKLHPLYRAIHHRYYGNINCQHPPHRTAARYFTSMSRLPMRPPKVPPGAGGRGYQQKRNFWVARLAARLLKLRYILLGSAVGGGYTAKKTYDEWKDMLPDFSEYNWVIPDFVWEIGQQIDLEKLAKALPEMEEIAKLLPDIDKIGENFTFIKSILSSGVSLGSEVKGASGLLLLLETSGEPPLKATDTSTSALQDDKQYKKQGLLGELILIQQQIQQHEEEVRRSAAANYARPPPPEPAPNPPPNNSPPHHTRKSSEKERIDQLQEDLLRTQLKYQRMLERLEKENKELRKVVLQKDDKGIHQRKVKKSLIDLYSEVLDILSDYDANYNTQDHLPRVVVVGDQSAGKTSVLEMIAQARIFPRGSGEMMTRSPVKVTLSEGPHHVALFKDSGREFDLTKEEDLAALRHEIELRMRKSVKDGQTVSSETISLSVKGPGIQRMVLVDLPGVISTVTAGMASDTKETIFSISKAYMQNPNAIILCIQDGSVDAERSIVTDLVSQMDPQGKRTIFVLTKVDLAEKNLASPNRIQQIVEGKLFPMKALGYFAVVTGKGSSGESIDSIKDYEEEFFQGSRLLRDGMLKAHQVTTKNLSLAVSDCFWKMVRESVEQQADVFKASRFNLETEWKNNYPRLRELDRNELYEKAKNEILDEVISLSQVTPQHWEAILQKKLWERVSTHVIENIYLPAAQTMDSGTFNTTVDIKLKQWTDKQLPHKALEVAWETLQEEFARFMAEYKGKDQDDIFDKLKEAVKDESIKRHKWNERAMDSLRVIQHNALEDRSITDKPQWDAAIQFMEQTLQSRLKDTEAVIKDMVGPDWKERWLSWKNRTADQHIRNETKTELERLLKLHDEHTAYLANDEVTTVRKNLEGRSVEVDPMLIKDTWHQLYRRHFLQKALSHCNLCKRGFYYYQRHFVDSELECNDVVLFWRIQRMLVITGNTLRQQLTNTEVRRLEKNVKEVLDDFGEDSEKKCQLITGRRVQLAEDLKKVREIQEKLEAFIEALHKEK
- the opa1 gene encoding dynamin-like GTPase OPA1, mitochondrial isoform X3, whose amino-acid sequence is MLRVRSKVICTVCRHLVPTTTGVKFRIPLQKLHPLYRAIHHRYYGNINCQHPPHRTAARYFTSMSRLPMRPPKVPPGAGGRGYQQKRNFWVARLAARLLKLRYILLGSAVGGGYTAKKTYDEWKDMLPDFSEYNWVIPDFVWEIGQQIDLEKLAKALPEMEEIAKLLPDIDKIGENFTFIKSILSSETSGEPPLKATDTSTSALQDDKQYKKQGLLGELILIQQQIQQHEEEVRRSAAANYARPPPPEPAPNPPPNNSPPHHTRKSSEKERIDQLQEDLLRTQLKYQRMLERLEKENKELRKVVLQKDDKGIHQRKVKKSLIDLYSEVLDILSDYDANYNTQDHLPRVVVVGDQSAGKTSVLEMIAQARIFPRGSGEMMTRSPVKVTLSEGPHHVALFKDSGREFDLTKEEDLAALRHEIELRMRKSVKDGQTVSSETISLSVKGPGIQRMVLVDLPGVISTVTAGMASDTKETIFSISKAYMQNPNAIILCIQDGSVDAERSIVTDLVSQMDPQGKRTIFVLTKVDLAEKNLASPNRIQQIVEGKLFPMKALGYFAVVTGKGSSGESIDSIKDYEEEFFQGSRLLRDGMLKAHQVTTKNLSLAVSDCFWKMVRESVEQQADVFKASRFNLETEWKNNYPRLRELDRNELYEKAKNEILDEVISLSQVTPQHWEAILQKKLWERVSTHVIENIYLPAAQTMDSGTFNTTVDIKLKQWTDKQLPHKALEVAWETLQEEFARFMAEYKGKDQDDIFDKLKEAVKDESIKRHKWNERAMDSLRVIQHNALEDRSITDKPQWDAAIQFMEQTLQSRLKDTEAVIKDMVGPDWKERWLSWKNRTADQHIRNETKTELERLLKLHDEHTAYLANDEVTTVRKNLEGRSVEVDPMLIKDTWHQLYRRHFLQKALSHCNLCKRGFYYYQRHFVDSELECNDVVLFWRIQRMLVITGNTLRQQLTNTEVRRLEKNVKEVLDDFGEDSEKKCQLITGRRVQLAEDLKKVREIQEKLEAFIEALHKEK
- the opa1 gene encoding dynamin-like GTPase OPA1, mitochondrial isoform X5; translated protein: MLRVRSKVICTVCRHLVPTTTGVKFRIPLQKLHPLYRAIHHRYYGNINCQHPPHRTAARYFTSMSRLPMRPPKVPPGAGGRGYQQKRNFWVARLAARLLKLRYILLGSAVGGGYTAKKTYDEWKDMLPDFSEYNWVIPDFVWEIGQQIDLEKLAKALPEMEEIAKLLPDIDKIGENFTFIKSILSSGVSLGSEVKGASGLLLLLETSGEPPLKATDTSTSALQDDKQYKKSSEKERIDQLQEDLLRTQLKYQRMLERLEKENKELRKVVLQKDDKGIHQRKVKKSLIDLYSEVLDILSDYDANYNTQDHLPRVVVVGDQSAGKTSVLEMIAQARIFPRGSGEMMTRSPVKVTLSEGPHHVALFKDSGREFDLTKEEDLAALRHEIELRMRKSVKDGQTVSSETISLSVKGPGIQRMVLVDLPGVISTVTAGMASDTKETIFSISKAYMQNPNAIILCIQDGSVDAERSIVTDLVSQMDPQGKRTIFVLTKVDLAEKNLASPNRIQQIVEGKLFPMKALGYFAVVTGKGSSGESIDSIKDYEEEFFQGSRLLRDGMLKAHQVTTKNLSLAVSDCFWKMVRESVEQQADVFKASRFNLETEWKNNYPRLRELDRNELYEKAKNEILDEVISLSQVTPQHWEAILQKKLWERVSTHVIENIYLPAAQTMDSGTFNTTVDIKLKQWTDKQLPHKALEVAWETLQEEFARFMAEYKGKDQDDIFDKLKEAVKDESIKRHKWNERAMDSLRVIQHNALEDRSITDKPQWDAAIQFMEQTLQSRLKDTEAVIKDMVGPDWKERWLSWKNRTADQHIRNETKTELERLLKLHDEHTAYLANDEVTTVRKNLEGRSVEVDPMLIKDTWHQLYRRHFLQKALSHCNLCKRGFYYYQRHFVDSELECNDVVLFWRIQRMLVITGNTLRQQLTNTEVRRLEKNVKEVLDDFGEDSEKKCQLITGRRVQLAEDLKKVREIQEKLEAFIEALHKEK